ATTAACTTTTACACCAGGAGATGTGTTTGGACATTTGTCAAAATTATTTTTTACACCATCTTTATCATCATCATTATCAATAACAATTGGTGCTTTAGTTATTTCTTCTTGATATATCTTTTTTTCTTCAATTTTAGGAACTTTAGCACTTATTACATCATCTTTATAAGTTTTTCCTAAAGGCATTCCTAAACCTAACGTGTACATTAAATCATTTTGATTTTCTTTAGTTGCTATTAAATGTCTAATATCACCTTTGATTGCTATTCCATAATAAGGAATATCATATCTTAAACCAACTCCATAATTAAATAATGCTGAGTCTTGAAAATTACCAAGTTCTTGAGTAACATCTTGATAACCAATACCTGCTAAGCCATAAGCTGATAATCTATCTGTTAGTTCAAATTTTTTAACAGCATTTAAAAAAGCACGATTTATATTTGTATTTCCATTTTCAGAAGAATTATTATAAGCAACATTTGCACTTCTCATATATGCGATTTCAACTTGATCAATGAATAAATCACTGAAATTTTTACCTACAGAAATTCCTCCATTTATATATGAATCATCATCTAAATTTACTTTACTGTCAGTTAAAATACCTGAAACAAAAGGTGTAATTTCATAATCATAAGTTTTACTTGAATCACTTGCAGCAAAAATGATTGAAGAACAGAAAATTGAAGTTAGTAAGATTTTTTTCATTATTTCCCTTTAAATAATTAATTTTTGGATATAATAACAAATAAATAATTTTATTTAGTTTAAAATTATTTATTGTTTGAAATAAAAAAGGGTCGAGATGATTCTCGACCCAAAAGAAAATATAATTTTATTTTTAAAATTATTTAACCATTACAGCTTCAACTCTTCTGTTTTCAGCTCTACCTTCAACAGTTTCATTTGATGCAACTGGTCTAGTTTCACCAAAACCTACAGCTTTGATTTTTGTGCTATCAACACCTAAATCAGTTAATGCTTTAACAGTAGAAGCAGCTCTTCTTTCTGATAATTTTTGGTTGTAAGCATTTGAACCAACAGAATCTGTATGTGCTTCAATTGATGCTTTTAATTTTGGATTAGCTTTCATCATTTTTGCAAATTCAGCAATTCTTGAGTTATAAGAATCTTTGATAACAGATTTATCAGTATCAAAATTAATATTTAAGTTGATTAAAGTCATACATCCAACTGTATCAACTTTTGCACCTTTCATTGTATCTGGACATTCATCTAAATTATCAATTACACCATCACCATCTGTATCTTTTGGTGCTGCAACTGGTGCAGGAGTTTCAACAGGAGCTGGTTTTTCAACAACTGGAGCTGCTTTTGCAACTTCTCCAAATGGAACAGCAAATCCTAAAGTATATAATAAGTTATTATCTCCATGATCAGCTTCAATTACATGTCTAACATCGAATTTTAAAGATAATTCTTCAGCAACTTTATATTTGATACCAGCACCGTAGTTACCAAATAATCCATCTTCATTACCTTTAGCTTCATCATCAAAAACTTCTACCCCAGCTCCAACTAATGTATATAAAGATGCATCAGCAGTTAATGGATATTCTTTGATTAAGTTAGTAAATATTCTAGTAACACCAGTATCATTGTTAGTTCCTGTGTAACCAACATCTTCGATTGATCTTAAGAAACCTAATTCAACTTGGTCAATAAAAGAATCAAATTGATTAAAACCTAAACTTAAACCAGCATTTGCATAGTTTCTATCTAAATCTAAATTACCTTCTGTATGAACTCCACCTATTAATGGAGTAATTTCATATTTGTAATCACTGTTCGCAGCTAATGCTAAAGAAGCACAAGCAATTGTTGATAATAATACTCTTTTCATGTTTTTTCCTTTTTGATAATAATTTCGCGAATTATAACATATTTTTCGAATTTTTAATATTAAGCATTAAAAATTGAATTAACAGACTCATTATTGTATATTCTTCTAATGGCTTCACCAATTATACTAGAAGCTGTTAAAACAGTTATCTTTTTAGCATTTTTTTGTGTAGGAATTGTGTCTGATATAACTAATTCATCTAGTTCACCTTTTTCAATTCTTTCATATGCTGGACCACTTAATACACCATGAGTACAACATGCCATTACAGAAGTTGCACCTTTTTTCTTTAAAACTTCAGCAGCTTTTACTAATGTTCCAGCTGTATCAACCATATCATCAACTAAGATAACATCTTTACCTTTAACATCACCAATAATATTCATAACTTCAGCAACATTTGCTTTTTCTCTTTTTTTATCAACAATTACTAAATCATAACCTAG
The genomic region above belongs to Arcobacter ellisii and contains:
- a CDS encoding OmpA family protein — translated: MKKILLTSIFCSSIIFAASDSSKTYDYEITPFVSGILTDSKVNLDDDSYINGGISVGKNFSDLFIDQVEIAYMRSANVAYNNSSENGNTNINRAFLNAVKKFELTDRLSAYGLAGIGYQDVTQELGNFQDSALFNYGVGLRYDIPYYGIAIKGDIRHLIATKENQNDLMYTLGLGMPLGKTYKDDVISAKVPKIEEKKIYQEEITKAPIVIDNDDDKDGVKNNFDKCPNTSPGVKVNKDGCVETINLNINFDNNSAEIKPIYKEKLLQFSNLMKQNKTMTALIEAHTDSKGSDEYNQNLSDRRAISVVNELKSFGIEYTRLKAIGYGETQPIATNDTEEGKAKNRRVTALINQ
- a CDS encoding OmpA family protein — translated: MKRVLLSTIACASLALAANSDYKYEITPLIGGVHTEGNLDLDRNYANAGLSLGFNQFDSFIDQVELGFLRSIEDVGYTGTNNDTGVTRIFTNLIKEYPLTADASLYTLVGAGVEVFDDEAKGNEDGLFGNYGAGIKYKVAEELSLKFDVRHVIEADHGDNNLLYTLGFAVPFGEVAKAAPVVEKPAPVETPAPVAAPKDTDGDGVIDNLDECPDTMKGAKVDTVGCMTLINLNINFDTDKSVIKDSYNSRIAEFAKMMKANPKLKASIEAHTDSVGSNAYNQKLSERRAASTVKALTDLGVDSTKIKAVGFGETRPVASNETVEGRAENRRVEAVMVK